One genomic region from Esox lucius isolate fEsoLuc1 chromosome 24, fEsoLuc1.pri, whole genome shotgun sequence encodes:
- the LOC117593875 gene encoding G2/M phase-specific E3 ubiquitin-protein ligase-like isoform X1 encodes MSTSCLHHVYIMSTKVPYSFYHGANNFNVLSCFRDAPGQSSTIQPGQIVISDSEDLDPPETNPEKTPFYSKYTDLYSPNVEQEDGEPVAVNVKNFQHTAREETDIALSDIVANLSLPIDHKKVSRFNISRANVWDGAVRGFKRTTYSETCDMLVKFTDDTGVLEEGIDTGGPRREFLTLLMKHLKDQPIFDGPEGHRFLVYNANAVREDENYLAGKMIAVSVVHGGPGPHFLSEDLVHYLAGQPSFKATNNLITDEEIGKALQEIENAASLDALRECIMRHSTMLQTAGCLRHVATVDEKKEIVSDYLQWYIIDRNSSVIDRDSLSTLEFLTALQQHLILLATVLCHSERRLTAFKLECLFKPLLSPSGSNRRLKESQTIAYWADYLLDCEESQAAVSVEDVLMFATGLMSASLPPSGLEPLPQIEFLDDSASIFIDLYCAHFSSLVPEKKNRMTKDAIFIYFYFIISIFLRSISLKSMFLQCRFRLPCIQSTFCVCNTFQSDIYRLNLYLH; translated from the exons ATGTCTACATCATGTCTACATCATGTCTACATCATGTCTACAAAAGTACCTTATAGCTTTTATCATGGAGCTaataattttaatgttttatcatgttTCAGAGATGCACCAGGACAATCATCAACAATTCAGCCAGGACAG ATAGTAATATCTGATTCTGAGGATCTGGATCCACCtgaaacaaatccagaaaaaacgCCTTTCTAcag TAAATACACAGACCTGTATTCACCAAATGTTGAGCAAGAGGACGGAGAGCCAGTTGCTGTCAATGTGAAGAATTTCCAACACACAGCAAG AGAGGAAACGGACATTGCATTATCTGACATCGTAGCAAACCTGTCGCTTCCTATTGATCATAAAAAAGTCAGCCGGTTCAACATCTCAAGGGCTAATGTTTGGGATGGGGCAGTCAGAGGTTTCAAGCGTACAACATATTCTGAGACCTGTGACATGCTGGTGAAATTTACTGATGATACTGGTGTTCTGGAAGAGGGAATTGACACTGGTGGTCCAAGACGAGAGTTTTTAACTCTACTAATGAAACACCTAAAAGACCAGCCCATTTTTGATGGACCAGAAGGACATCGGTTCTTGGTCTACAATGCAAATG CTGTTAGGGAGGATGAAAACTACCTGGCAGGAAAGATGATTGCTGTGTCAGTTGTGCATGGAGGTCCAGGACCCCATTTCCTGTCGGAAGATCTTGTACATTATCTTGCAGGCCAGCCTTCATTCAAAGcaacaaataatttaataactgatgaagaaataggAAAAGCTTTGCAAGAG ATTGAGAATGCTGCTTCATTGGATGCTCTGCGAGAATGTATAATGAGACACAGCACAATGTTACAGACAGCAGGTTGTCTGAGACATGTGGCTACTGTGgatgaaaagaaagaaatcgTGTCAGACTAcctccaatggtatattattgaCCGCAACTCATCTGTAATTGACAG AGACAGTCTTTCAACCCTGGAGTTTTTGACTGCACTACAGCAACACCTTATTTTGCTGGCCACTGTCCTGTGCCACTCTGAAAGGCGACTCACTGCTTTTAAACTTGAGTGTCTcttcaaacctctcctcagtCCTTCGGGGAGTAATCGAAGACTTAAAGAAAGTCAAACCATAGCCTACTGGGCAGACTATCTCCTTGATTGTGAAG aaAGCCAGGCTGCTGTGTCTGTGGaagatgttttgatgtttgctACTGGGCTGATGTCTGCTTCACTTCCCCCATCTGGCTTGGAACCACTGCCACAAATAGAGTTCCTCGATGACTCTGCATCCATTTTTATTGATCTTTATTGTGCTCATTTTTCATCACTCGTTCCTGAGAAGAAAAATCGAATGACTAAAGAtgcaatttttatttatttttattttataatttccaTATTTCTAAGAAGCATATCATTGAAGAGTATGTTCT
- the LOC117593875 gene encoding G2/M phase-specific E3 ubiquitin-protein ligase-like isoform X2, which produces MSTSCLHHVYIMSTKVPYSFYHGANNFNVLSCFRDAPGQSSTIQPGQIVISDSEDLDPPETNPEKTPFYSKYTDLYSPNVEQEDGEPVAVNVKNFQHTAREETDIALSDIVANLSLPIDHKKVSRFNISRANVWDGAVRGFKRTTYSETCDMLVKFTDDTGVLEEGIDTGGPRREFLTLLMKHLKDQPIFDGPEGHRFLVYNANAVREDENYLAGKMIAVSVVHGGPGPHFLSEDLVHYLAGQPSFKATNNLITDEEIGKALQEIENAASLDALRECIMRHSTMLQTAGCLRHVATVDEKKEIVSDYLQWYIIDRNSSVIDSPSGSNRRLKESQTIAYWADYLLDCEESQAAVSVEDVLMFATGLMSASLPPSGLEPLPQIEFLDDSASIFIDLYCAHFSSLVPEKKNRMTKDAIFIYFYFIISIFLRSISLKSMFLQCRFRLPCIQSTFCVCNTFQSDIYRLNLYLH; this is translated from the exons ATGTCTACATCATGTCTACATCATGTCTACATCATGTCTACAAAAGTACCTTATAGCTTTTATCATGGAGCTaataattttaatgttttatcatgttTCAGAGATGCACCAGGACAATCATCAACAATTCAGCCAGGACAG ATAGTAATATCTGATTCTGAGGATCTGGATCCACCtgaaacaaatccagaaaaaacgCCTTTCTAcag TAAATACACAGACCTGTATTCACCAAATGTTGAGCAAGAGGACGGAGAGCCAGTTGCTGTCAATGTGAAGAATTTCCAACACACAGCAAG AGAGGAAACGGACATTGCATTATCTGACATCGTAGCAAACCTGTCGCTTCCTATTGATCATAAAAAAGTCAGCCGGTTCAACATCTCAAGGGCTAATGTTTGGGATGGGGCAGTCAGAGGTTTCAAGCGTACAACATATTCTGAGACCTGTGACATGCTGGTGAAATTTACTGATGATACTGGTGTTCTGGAAGAGGGAATTGACACTGGTGGTCCAAGACGAGAGTTTTTAACTCTACTAATGAAACACCTAAAAGACCAGCCCATTTTTGATGGACCAGAAGGACATCGGTTCTTGGTCTACAATGCAAATG CTGTTAGGGAGGATGAAAACTACCTGGCAGGAAAGATGATTGCTGTGTCAGTTGTGCATGGAGGTCCAGGACCCCATTTCCTGTCGGAAGATCTTGTACATTATCTTGCAGGCCAGCCTTCATTCAAAGcaacaaataatttaataactgatgaagaaataggAAAAGCTTTGCAAGAG ATTGAGAATGCTGCTTCATTGGATGCTCTGCGAGAATGTATAATGAGACACAGCACAATGTTACAGACAGCAGGTTGTCTGAGACATGTGGCTACTGTGgatgaaaagaaagaaatcgTGTCAGACTAcctccaatggtatattattgaCCGCAACTCATCTGTAATTGACAG tCCTTCGGGGAGTAATCGAAGACTTAAAGAAAGTCAAACCATAGCCTACTGGGCAGACTATCTCCTTGATTGTGAAG aaAGCCAGGCTGCTGTGTCTGTGGaagatgttttgatgtttgctACTGGGCTGATGTCTGCTTCACTTCCCCCATCTGGCTTGGAACCACTGCCACAAATAGAGTTCCTCGATGACTCTGCATCCATTTTTATTGATCTTTATTGTGCTCATTTTTCATCACTCGTTCCTGAGAAGAAAAATCGAATGACTAAAGAtgcaatttttatttatttttattttataatttccaTATTTCTAAGAAGCATATCATTGAAGAGTATGTTCT
- the LOC117593875 gene encoding G2/M phase-specific E3 ubiquitin-protein ligase-like isoform X3: MSTSCLHHVYIMSTKVPYSFYHGANNFNVLSCFRDAPGQSSTIQPGQIVISDSEDLDPPETNPEKTPFYSKYTDLYSPNVEQEDGEPVAVNVKNFQHTAREETDIALSDIVANLSLPIDHKKVSRFNISRANVWDGAVRGFKRTTYSETCDMLVKFTDDTGVLEEGIDTGGPRREFLTLLMKHLKDQPIFDGPEGHRFLVYNANAVREDENYLAGKMIAVSVVHGGPGPHFLSEDLVHYLAGQPSFKATNNLITDEEIGKALQEIENAASLDALRECIMRHSTMLQTAGCLRHVATVDEKKEIVSDYLQWYIIDRNSSVIDRKPGCCVCGRCFDVCYWADVCFTSPIWLGTTATNRVPR; encoded by the exons ATGTCTACATCATGTCTACATCATGTCTACATCATGTCTACAAAAGTACCTTATAGCTTTTATCATGGAGCTaataattttaatgttttatcatgttTCAGAGATGCACCAGGACAATCATCAACAATTCAGCCAGGACAG ATAGTAATATCTGATTCTGAGGATCTGGATCCACCtgaaacaaatccagaaaaaacgCCTTTCTAcag TAAATACACAGACCTGTATTCACCAAATGTTGAGCAAGAGGACGGAGAGCCAGTTGCTGTCAATGTGAAGAATTTCCAACACACAGCAAG AGAGGAAACGGACATTGCATTATCTGACATCGTAGCAAACCTGTCGCTTCCTATTGATCATAAAAAAGTCAGCCGGTTCAACATCTCAAGGGCTAATGTTTGGGATGGGGCAGTCAGAGGTTTCAAGCGTACAACATATTCTGAGACCTGTGACATGCTGGTGAAATTTACTGATGATACTGGTGTTCTGGAAGAGGGAATTGACACTGGTGGTCCAAGACGAGAGTTTTTAACTCTACTAATGAAACACCTAAAAGACCAGCCCATTTTTGATGGACCAGAAGGACATCGGTTCTTGGTCTACAATGCAAATG CTGTTAGGGAGGATGAAAACTACCTGGCAGGAAAGATGATTGCTGTGTCAGTTGTGCATGGAGGTCCAGGACCCCATTTCCTGTCGGAAGATCTTGTACATTATCTTGCAGGCCAGCCTTCATTCAAAGcaacaaataatttaataactgatgaagaaataggAAAAGCTTTGCAAGAG ATTGAGAATGCTGCTTCATTGGATGCTCTGCGAGAATGTATAATGAGACACAGCACAATGTTACAGACAGCAGGTTGTCTGAGACATGTGGCTACTGTGgatgaaaagaaagaaatcgTGTCAGACTAcctccaatggtatattattgaCCGCAACTCATCTGTAATTGACAG aaAGCCAGGCTGCTGTGTCTGTGGaagatgttttgatgtttgctACTGGGCTGATGTCTGCTTCACTTCCCCCATCTGGCTTGGAACCACTGCCACAAATAGAGTTCCTCGATGA
- the LOC117593876 gene encoding uncharacterized protein LOC117593876 yields MDSDRGMFCPFCGKHMNSLTRFCFACGRCLVFLKDVDQTETLEKPGTSRQPDTVQNNPCPSYKQFMEYRSLKSQERQPFNYGPKGKYKPKERKHVQINVGLMGPHGTDGTDLKPLRGKTLPLFTDPEVAAPDLLKQAVQKLRTFNKDMPEGPYVLLYPDCSEVVHVPGSERSFKLAEYKKEIGKAYSRITFFICLEKHYKREYDTSDSDSEIVITTRSRADLNRADTFGF; encoded by the exons ATGGACTCCGACCGAGGAATGTTTTGCCCGTTTTGTGGCAAACACATGAACAGCTTAACGCGGTTCTGCTTTGCGTGTGGTCGTTGTTTGGTGTTTTTAAAGGACGTGGACCAGACGGAAACATTGGAGAAACCGGGGACTTCTCGACAGCCGGACACAGTG CAGAACAACCCATGCCCATCATACAAACAGTTCATGGAGTACAGAAGCTTGAAGTCACAAGAACGACAGCCTTTTAACtatgggccaaaaggaaaatataagcctaaagaaagaaaacacGTCCAG ATAAACGTAGGATTGATGGGGCCACATGGAACTGATGGAACTGATTTAAAACCTCTAAGAGGGAAAACACTCCCGTTATTTACAGACCCAGAGGTAGCAGCACCTGATCTACTCAAACAAGCTGTCCAGAAATTGAGAACATTTAACAAGGACATGCCCGAAGGACCTTATGTCCTTTTGTATCCAGACTGCTCAGAGGTGGTCCATGTGCCTGGGTCAGAAAGGTCATTTAAATTGGCAGAATATAAAAAGGAAATAGGAAAGGCATATTCCAGGATAACTTTTTTCATTTGCCTTGAAAAACACTATAAAAGAG agtaCGATACCTCCGATTCTGATTCTGAAATTGTCATCACAACAAGAAGCAGAGCTGATTTAAATCGAGCTGACACTTTTG GTTTTTGA
- the LOC109615026 gene encoding obscurin-like — MDHISLCNLFLLNTLIYCGHSQDKPKVVLSVSPQWMKPGDSVTLNCEVKESSTDWRFSWYKTVLYRAGLPSLLDKSYSVKPLSGNGTTEESYTLSPAGPTYTGGYVCRAGRADPVYFTDYSEPQFLWSGDLQPSWSLRISPNRTQHFSSKSLSLTCDLKGKSSGWRLMRYPEKTLKSGCSSNWGSITGSTCTITSTDTGDSGVYWCESGSGQYSNAVNITVSDGDVILESPAHLVTEGDSLTLRCKCRNQRSTNSKVDFYKDGVLIRQETTGEMTISAVMKSDEGFYKCKSDQRDSPESWVTVRVHGSSTSVWVIVGLVVCGVLLTILLLLLSLYKNGKGSCSNRIFWPIHPQSTNQDPQQDQGPTQVQCLDAGCKGDLMYAKIQHKTQDKKQKEKPADPSRNPVYSELKTETTLLPESESIYYQLKPFTSHGPGGACQGHTIS; from the exons ATGGATCACATCTCTCTCTGTAATCTATTCT TACTGAATACCCTCATCTACTGTGGTCACTCTCAAG ATAAACCCAAGGTTGTCCtgagtgtctctcctcagtGGATGAAGCCTGGAGACTCAGTGACTCTGAACTGTGAAGTTAAAGAGTCGTCTACAGACTGGAGGTTCTCCTGGTACAAGACTGTTCTCTACAGAGCTGGGTTACCCTCTCTATTGGACAAGTCCTACTCTGTAAAGCCCCTATCTGGAAATGGGACTACTGAAGAGTCTTACACTCTGAGTCCTGCTGGTCCTACTTACACAGGAGGATATGtgtgtagagctgggagagcAGACCCAGTCTATTTCACAGACTATAGTGAACCTCAGTTTCTCTGGTCAGGAG ACCTGCAGCCTTCATGGTCTCTCAGAATAAGTCCCAACAGAACTCAACACTTCTCATCAAAATCTCTCTCACTGACATGTGATCTGAAGGGGAAATCGAGTGGATGGAGACTTATGAGATACCCAGAGAAAACTCTGAAGTCAGGCTGTTCTAGTAACTGGGGATCAATAACAGGGTCCACATGTACCATCACCTCCACAGACACAGGGGACAGTGGAGTGTACTGGTGTGAGTCTGGATCAGGACAGTACAGTAATGCTGTCAACATCACAGTGTCTG ATGGTGATGTGATCCTGGAGAGCCCTGCCCATCTCGTTACTGAAGGAGACTCTTTGACTCTGCGCTGTAAATGTAGAAATCAAAGAAGCACTAATTCTAAGGTGGACTTTTACAAAGATGGAGTACTGATCAGGCAGGAAACCACAGGAGAGATGACCATTTCTGCAGTAATGAAGTCAGATGAAGGCTTCTATAAATGTAAATCTGATCAAAGAGATTCACCTGAGAGCTGGGTGACAGTGAGAG TTCATGGGTCATCTACATCAGTATGGGTGATTGTGGGTCTGGTTGTTTGTGGTGTTCTACTTACCATTCTCCTGCTCCTGTTGAGTCTCTATAAAAATGGTAAAG GTTCCTGTTCAAACAGAATATTCTG GCCCATCCATCCCCAGAGCACCAACCAGGACCCCCAACAGGACCAAGGACCTACCCAGGTTCAGTGTCTTGACGCTGGGTGTAAAG GTGACTTGATGTATGCCAAGAtccaacataaaacacaggacaagaaacagaaag AAAAGCCAGCTGATCCCTCCAGAAATCCAGTCTATTCTGAGTTGAAGACAG AAACAACACTGCTACCAGAGTCTGAATCAATCTATTATCAATTAAAGCCATTCACATCCCACG GTCCTGGAGGGGCATGTCAAGGACACACTATCAGTTGA